One Prunus dulcis chromosome 7, ALMONDv2, whole genome shotgun sequence DNA segment encodes these proteins:
- the LOC117635900 gene encoding protein SMAX1-LIKE 3, producing the protein MRAGGCTLQQGLTTEAANIVKQAVTLARQRGHAQVTPLHVAHTMLSSSTGLLRTACLQSHSHPLQCKALELCFNVALNRLPASNSSPMLGSHPQQSSISNALVAAFKRAQAHQRRGSIENQQQPLLAVKIELEQLIISILDDPSVSRVMREAGFSSTQVKSNVEQAVSLEICNSQTPVSSKPKENNSLLVVNPHQFSSIGQSIGVKDGKPVRSEDVTSVIENLVKKRRKSIVVVGECLASIEGVVRGLMDKVEKGDVVEALREVKFITLTLSSFEHQSRVEVEQKLGELKSTVRSCVAKGVILFVGDLKWTSEYRASSSSEQGRGYYCPVEHMIMELGNLLCGMNGDHQNGRLWLVGMATFQTYMRCKSGHPSLETVWGIHPLTIPSSSLRLSLVTDSDLQSESTSKIAETGTNNRQMLEGGGKQLTCCAECSSKFEAEARSLQSSSSCNSESTTSSLPAWLQQYKNENKVPSSTNDQNSVPVSDLCKKWNSICNSMHQQHSNNSSERTLTIFSSLSPSSSTSNFSYEQQQQPQHPNLHHHHSWRHQHFWISGSNCNKAVDDQPSLRMYIPENNSPKQPISSNPNSTPTSASSSDIVMETDHYVQRFKELNTENLKTLCSALETKVPWQKDIVPEIASTILKCRSGTVRRKGNKMGNYSDVTKEETWLFFQGIDMEAKLKVARELARLVFGSQTNLTSIALSSFSSTRADSTEDCRNKRSRDEQSCSYVERFAEAVSFNPHRVFLVEDVEQADYCSQMGFKRAIERGRITNSSGEEVGLGDAIIILSCESFSSRSRACSPPIKQKLSQGSHEEDNRDVAALEQTSPCVSLDLNISFDDGGVDGDRTEDQSIDDIGLLESVDRRIIFKIQEL; encoded by the exons ATGAGGGCAGGAGGTTGCACACTTCAACAAGGTCTAACCACAGAGGCTGCAAATATAGTAAAGCAAGCAGTAACCCTAGCTAGGCAACGTGGCCATGCCCAAGTGACTCCTCTCCATGTTGCACACACCATGCTTTCCTCTTCAACTGGCCTATTGCGAACTGCTTGCCTTCAATCACACTCTCACCCTCTCCAATGCAAAGCCCTTGAGCTTTGCTTCAATGTTGCCCTCAACCGCCTCCCGGCATCCAATTCTAGCCCCATGTTGGGCTCTCACCCCCAACAGTCTTCCATCTCCAACGCCTTGGTTGCGGCTTTCAAGCGTGCTCAAGCTCACCAAAGGCGCGGTTCGATTGAGAACCAGCAGCAGCCCCTCCTAGCTGTGAAAATAGAGTTGGAGCAACTCATAATTTCCATCTTAGATGATCCAAGTGTTAGTAGAGTGATGAGAGAAGCTGGGTTTTCTAGTACCCAAGTGAAAAGCAATGTAGAACAAGCAGTCTCTTTAGAAATATGTAATTCCCAAACTCCTGTGAGTAGCAAGCCCAAGGAAAACAATAGTCTCTTAGTAGTCAACCCTCATCAATTTTCGTCAATTGGTCAGAGTATTGGAGTCAAAGATGGAAAGCCAGTTAGAAGTGAGGATGTGACAAGTGTTATAGAGAATTTagtgaagaagagaaggaaaagtaTTGTGGTTGTGGGAGAGTGTCTTGCTAGTATTGAGGGTGTGGTTAGAGGACTGATGGATAAGGTTGAGAAGGGTGATGTAGTTGAGGCTTTGAGAGAGGTAAAATTTATAACCCTTACCCTGTCCTCTTTTGAACATCAGTCTAGAGTAGAGGTTGAACAGAAGCTTGGAGAGCTGAAGAGCACAGTGAGGAGCTGTGTGGCCAAAGGGGTTATTTTATTTGTGGGAGATCTCAAGTGGACAAGTGAATATAGGGCTAGTAGTTCAAGTGAGCAGGGAAGGGGGTATTATTGTCCTGTGGAGCACATGATCATGGAGCTTGGGAACTTGCTTTGTGGAATGAATGGAGATCATCAGAATGGGAGGCTGTGGCTTGTGGGGATGGCTACTTTCCAAACTTACATGAGATGCAAATCTGGCCATCCATCACTGGAGACTGTTTGGGGTATTCATCCGCTTACAATTCCCTCCAGCAGCCTCCGCTTGAGTCTTGTCACTGACAG TGACCTACAAAGTGAGTCTACAAGCAAGATAGCTGAAACTGGAACAAACAACAGACAAATGCTTGAAGGTGGAGGCAAGCAGCTCACTTGCTGCGCAGAATGTTCATCCAAGTTTGAAGCCGAAGCTCGAAGCCTacaaagcagcagcagctgcaaCAGTGAATCCACCACTTCAAGCCTACCTGCATGGCTCCAACAGTACAAAAATGAGAACAAAGTGCCAAGTAGTACTAATGATCAG AACTCTGTCCCAGTTTCAGACCTTTGCAAAAAGTGGAACTCTATTTGCAATTCAATGCACCAACAGCATTCCAATAATTCTTCTGAAAGAACCCTCACaatattctcttctctctcaccCTCTTCCTCCACTTCCAACTTTTCATAtgagcagcaacaacaaccaCAACACCCTAATTTGCACCATCATCATTCGTGGCGGCACCAACATTTCTGGATATCTGGATCTAATTGTAACAAGGCTGTTGATGATCAACCCAGTTTGAGAATGTACATTCCAGAGAATAATAGTCCCAAACAACCAATTTCATCAAATCCCAATTCTACCCCTACTTCAGCCTCATCCAGTGATATTGTCATGGAAACAGATCACTATGTGCAGAGGTTCAAGGAGCTCAACACCGAAAACCTCAAAACCCTATGCAGTGCATTGGAGACCAAAGTCCCATGGCAGAAGGATATAGTTCCTGAAATTGCAAGCACCATCTTGAAATGCAGGTCAGGCACGGTGAGAAGAAAAGGGAACAAGATGGGAAACTACAGTGATGTCACTAAAGAAGAAACATGGTTGTTCTTTCAAGGCATTGACATGGAAGCTAAACTGAAAGTTGCAAGGGAATTGGCCAGGCTTGTCTTCGGCTCCCAAACCAACCTCACTTCCATCGCACTAAGTAGTTTCTCATCGACTCGAGCAGATTCAACTGAGGATTGCAGGAACAAAAGATCTAGAGACGAGCAAAGCTGCAGCTATGTCGAAAGATTCGCGGAGGCAGTGTCTTTTAATCCCCACAGGGTGTTTTTAGTGGAGGACGTGGAGCAAGCAGACTACTGCTCACAAATGGGGTTTAAGAGAGCGATAGAACGAGGAAGGATAACGAATTCGAGTGGTGAAGAAGTAGGTCTTGGAGATGCTATCATCATTTTGAGCTGTGAAAGCTTCAGTTCGAGATCAAGAGCTTGCTCTCCTCCTATTAAGCAAAAGCTGTCACAGGGGTCTCACGAAGAAGACAATAGGGATGTTGCTGCTTTAGAGCAAACAAGCCCTTGTGTGTCTTTGGATTTGAACATTTCATTTGATGATGGTGGAGTTGATGGTGATAGAACCGAGGATCAGTCGATCGATGACATCGGTCTTCTTGAATCTGTCGATAGACggattattttcaaaattcaagaattgtga